From Streptomyces sp. NBC_00775, one genomic window encodes:
- a CDS encoding carboxymuconolactone decarboxylase family protein: protein MQQPADHVFTEVRMRLRPLIEMNPRQADLVERMVNQRGGVKGPFTAFLRSPELCELVEELGTYCTRGSALPLRLRELTLLIAARHCDAQHSWNAHVDKGIDAGLDPAALHRLAHRQDPQFGEADERALHRFATEVLEHHFVGDETYAEALEHFGERGLVDLLAALGCFSMFAMVLNAFQVDLQPDREPPFPDIEGFTRVAVRDAL, encoded by the coding sequence ATGCAACAGCCGGCCGATCACGTCTTTACGGAGGTGCGCATGCGTCTGAGGCCGCTGATCGAGATGAATCCGCGGCAGGCGGATCTCGTCGAACGCATGGTGAATCAACGCGGCGGAGTGAAAGGCCCGTTCACAGCATTTCTCCGCAGTCCGGAACTATGTGAACTCGTCGAGGAACTCGGAACGTACTGCACCCGAGGTTCCGCGCTCCCGCTCCGGCTGCGCGAACTGACCCTGCTGATCGCGGCGCGCCACTGTGACGCCCAGCATTCATGGAACGCCCACGTGGACAAGGGAATCGACGCCGGACTCGACCCCGCCGCGCTGCACCGCCTCGCGCACCGGCAGGACCCGCAGTTCGGCGAAGCGGACGAACGGGCGCTCCACCGCTTCGCCACCGAAGTGCTGGAGCACCACTTCGTCGGCGACGAGACCTACGCCGAAGCGCTGGAACACTTCGGCGAGCGTGGACTGGTCGACCTGCTCGCCGCCCTCGGCTGCTTCTCGATGTTCGCCATGGTGCTCAACGCATTCCAGGTCGATCTCCAGCCCGACCGCGAGCCGCCCTTTCCCGACATCGAGGGATTCACGCGCGTGGCGGTTCGGGACGCGCTATAA
- a CDS encoding neutral/alkaline non-lysosomal ceramidase N-terminal domain-containing protein, whose translation MEPGNLRAGVAKVDITPADLTNLNPMGGRSFTDVHDPLFLRVLVLDDGTREVALVSADLIEAGDMTPVRERIERELGIPFDHIVITATHSHNAPRIGLVSPGALAHEGGPESAAYTAEVYDKLLAALKQARESSQPARFGLGTGTADVNVNRDEYVDGKWVLGFNPDGPSDKTVWVMKFETRSGEPIAVVVNYAVHSTVTLGTGEVSGDLAGAATHHIERELGGDAVALWTLGPVGDQAPRIALDKAFGAPEEEWPAAYEAMKAQGLIVGAEAVRVAGRIRHLTSHARIGAQERVLACPMKEGVDVMADMVQEKVASVDLRLALLTINEVALAGVSGEVVTDIYRRLRKESPLANTILMSLANDRIGYLTDDAAYDRRTFEVNGCPVQRGYAENGIVDGVVDMIRARA comes from the coding sequence TTGGAACCCGGAAATCTGCGAGCCGGAGTCGCCAAAGTCGATATCACGCCCGCGGATCTGACCAACCTCAATCCCATGGGCGGACGTTCCTTCACGGACGTGCACGACCCCCTGTTTCTCCGCGTCCTGGTCCTGGACGACGGGACGAGGGAGGTGGCCCTGGTCTCCGCCGACCTCATCGAGGCCGGGGACATGACGCCGGTGCGCGAGCGGATCGAGCGCGAGCTCGGCATCCCCTTCGACCACATCGTCATCACGGCGACGCACAGCCACAACGCGCCGAGGATCGGGCTGGTCTCACCCGGCGCGCTGGCCCACGAGGGCGGGCCCGAGTCCGCGGCCTACACCGCCGAGGTCTACGACAAACTGCTCGCCGCGCTGAAGCAGGCCCGCGAGTCGTCGCAGCCGGCCCGCTTCGGACTGGGCACGGGCACGGCCGACGTCAACGTCAACCGGGACGAGTACGTCGACGGCAAGTGGGTGCTCGGCTTCAACCCCGACGGACCGTCCGACAAGACGGTCTGGGTGATGAAGTTCGAGACCCGGAGCGGCGAGCCGATAGCCGTCGTCGTCAACTACGCCGTCCACTCGACCGTCACCCTCGGCACCGGCGAGGTCAGCGGCGACCTCGCGGGCGCTGCGACCCACCACATCGAACGCGAACTGGGCGGCGACGCCGTCGCGTTGTGGACCCTGGGACCCGTCGGGGATCAGGCTCCCCGCATCGCCCTCGACAAGGCGTTCGGGGCACCCGAGGAGGAGTGGCCCGCCGCCTACGAGGCGATGAAGGCCCAGGGGCTCATCGTCGGGGCGGAGGCCGTCCGGGTGGCGGGCCGTATCCGGCACCTGACGTCACACGCCCGCATCGGCGCTCAGGAACGCGTCCTCGCCTGCCCCATGAAGGAAGGCGTGGACGTCATGGCCGACATGGTGCAGGAGAAGGTCGCATCGGTGGACCTGCGCCTGGCACTCCTCACGATCAACGAGGTCGCGCTCGCCGGTGTCTCCGGCGAGGTGGTCACCGACATCTACCGGCGCCTGAGGAAGGAGTCACCCCTCGCGAACACCATCCTGATGTCCCTCGCGAACGACCGCATCGGCTACCTCACCGACGACGCCGCCTACGACCGGCGCACCTTCGAGGTCAACGGCTGCCCCGTCCAGCGGGGTTACGCCGAGAACGGCATCGTCGACGGAGTCGTCGACATGATCAGGGCACGGGCGTGA